One region of Skermanella mucosa genomic DNA includes:
- a CDS encoding AAA family ATPase, with amino-acid sequence MTNPLPASVDETLELLQRGDYVAERSLATALYLALKLNRPLFLEGEAGTGKTEIAKVLSATLGRRLVRLQCYEGLDVASAVYEWNYARQMIEIRLAEATGGKSRESLGGDIFSPEFLIKRPLLQALESDAAGPPVLLIDELDRTDEPFEAYLLEVLSDFQITIPEIGTIKAEQPPTVIITSNRTREIHDALKRRCFYHWVDYPNAAREQDILRVKAPNVPEHLSRQVVGFVQRLRGMDLFKLPGVAETLDWAQALTQLDRLELDPETINDTLGTLLKYQDDIAKIQGSEANRILTQVKAELSAAHPA; translated from the coding sequence ATGACAAATCCCCTGCCCGCCTCCGTCGATGAAACACTGGAGCTGCTTCAGCGTGGCGATTACGTCGCCGAGCGGTCGCTGGCGACGGCCCTCTATCTCGCCCTGAAGCTGAACCGCCCGCTGTTCCTCGAAGGGGAGGCCGGCACCGGCAAGACCGAGATCGCTAAGGTGCTGAGCGCCACGCTCGGCCGCCGGCTGGTCCGGCTGCAATGCTACGAGGGCCTGGACGTCGCCTCCGCGGTGTACGAGTGGAACTACGCCCGCCAGATGATCGAGATCCGCCTTGCCGAGGCGACCGGCGGGAAGAGCCGCGAAAGCCTGGGCGGGGACATCTTCTCTCCCGAGTTCCTGATCAAGCGGCCGCTGCTCCAGGCGCTGGAGTCCGATGCCGCCGGCCCGCCCGTCCTGCTGATCGACGAACTGGACCGCACCGACGAGCCGTTCGAGGCCTACCTCCTCGAGGTCCTGTCCGACTTCCAGATCACCATCCCGGAAATCGGAACCATCAAGGCGGAGCAGCCGCCGACCGTCATCATCACCTCGAACCGCACGCGCGAGATCCACGACGCGCTGAAGCGCCGCTGCTTCTACCACTGGGTCGACTATCCGAACGCCGCCCGCGAGCAGGACATCCTGCGGGTCAAGGCCCCGAACGTGCCCGAGCACCTTTCCCGCCAGGTCGTGGGCTTCGTCCAGCGGCTCCGGGGCATGGACCTGTTCAAGCTGCCCGGCGTCGCCGAGACGCTGGACTGGGCGCAGGCCCTGACCCAGCTCGACCGCCTCGAACTCGACCCGGAGACGATCAACGACACCCTGGGCACCCTGCTGAAGTACCAGGACGACATCGCCAAGATCCAGGGCAGCGAGGCCAACCGCATCCTGACCCAGGTCAAGGCCGAGCTGTCCGCCGCCCACCCGGCCTGA